One window from the genome of Pseudomonas sp. L5B5 encodes:
- the glnK gene encoding P-II family nitrogen regulator, whose protein sequence is MKLVTAIIKPFKLDDVRESLSEIGVQGITVTEVKGFGRQKGHTELYRGAEYVVDFLPKVKIDVAIDDKDLDRVIEAITKAANTGKIGDGKIFVVNLEQAIRIRTGETDTDAI, encoded by the coding sequence ATGAAGCTAGTCACCGCCATCATCAAGCCGTTCAAGTTGGACGACGTGCGCGAGTCGCTGTCCGAGATCGGCGTGCAGGGTATTACCGTTACCGAGGTCAAGGGCTTCGGTCGGCAGAAGGGCCACACCGAGCTGTACCGCGGCGCGGAGTATGTGGTCGATTTCCTGCCCAAGGTGAAGATCGATGTCGCCATCGACGACAAGGATCTTGACCGGGTCATCGAGGCCATCACCAAGGCTGCCAATACCGGCAAGATCGGTGACGGCAAGATCTTCGTGGTCAATCTGGAACAGGCAATTCGCATCCGTACCGGCGAAACCGATACCGACGCAATCTAA
- a CDS encoding ammonium transporter, producing the protein MTLRKFAGLGALLSLVMPGLAMAADEVAAPVLNSGDTAWMLTSTALVLFMTIPGLALFYGGMVRSKNILSVMMQCFAITGLITVLWFIYGYSLAFDATGMEAGVVNLNSFVGGLSKAFLAGITPASVTGPAALFPEAVFVTFQMTFAIITPALIVGAFAERMKFSAMLIFMGIWFTVVYAPIAHMVWSGPGSLMGDWGVLDFAGGTVVHINAGIAGLVACLVLGKRKGFPTTPMAPHNLGYTLMGAAMLWIGWFGFNAGSAAAANGTAGMAMLVTQIATAAAALGWMFAEWITHGKPSALGIASGVVAGLVAITPAAGTVGPMGALIIGLSAGVMCFFCATSLKRKLGYDDSLDAFGVHGIGGILGAILTGVFAAPSLGGFGTVTDIAAQVWIQAKGVGLTVVYTAVVTFIILKVLDAIMGLRVSEEEEAVGLDLAQHNERGYNL; encoded by the coding sequence ATGACTCTGCGTAAATTCGCAGGGCTAGGAGCCCTTTTGTCCCTCGTAATGCCTGGCCTGGCCATGGCGGCAGACGAAGTGGCAGCTCCAGTCCTCAATTCCGGCGACACCGCCTGGATGCTGACCTCCACTGCCCTGGTGCTGTTCATGACCATTCCTGGCCTGGCGCTGTTCTATGGCGGCATGGTGCGGTCCAAGAACATTCTTTCGGTCATGATGCAGTGCTTCGCCATCACGGGTCTGATCACCGTGCTGTGGTTCATCTATGGCTACAGCCTCGCGTTCGACGCCACCGGGATGGAAGCAGGCGTCGTCAACCTCAATTCCTTCGTCGGCGGCCTGTCCAAGGCCTTCCTGGCGGGTATCACCCCGGCCAGCGTGACCGGTCCGGCGGCGCTGTTCCCCGAAGCGGTGTTCGTCACCTTCCAGATGACCTTCGCCATCATCACTCCGGCGCTGATCGTCGGTGCTTTCGCCGAGCGGATGAAGTTCTCCGCGATGCTGATCTTCATGGGCATCTGGTTCACGGTGGTGTATGCGCCCATCGCTCACATGGTCTGGAGTGGCCCGGGTTCGCTGATGGGCGACTGGGGTGTGCTGGACTTCGCCGGCGGCACCGTGGTGCACATCAATGCCGGTATCGCCGGGCTGGTGGCTTGCCTGGTGCTGGGCAAGCGCAAGGGCTTCCCGACTACACCGATGGCCCCGCACAACCTGGGTTACACCCTGATGGGGGCGGCCATGCTGTGGATCGGCTGGTTCGGCTTCAACGCCGGTTCTGCCGCCGCGGCCAATGGCACGGCCGGCATGGCCATGCTGGTGACCCAGATTGCCACTGCTGCCGCAGCCCTGGGCTGGATGTTTGCCGAGTGGATCACCCACGGCAAGCCCAGCGCCCTGGGGATTGCCTCGGGCGTGGTAGCCGGCCTGGTAGCGATCACCCCGGCAGCCGGCACCGTCGGCCCGATGGGAGCCCTGATCATCGGCCTGTCAGCAGGCGTGATGTGCTTCTTCTGCGCGACCAGCCTCAAGCGCAAGCTGGGGTATGACGACTCCCTGGATGCCTTCGGCGTACACGGCATCGGCGGTATCCTCGGCGCGATCCTTACCGGTGTGTTCGCTGCTCCGTCCCTGGGGGGCTTCGGCACCGTGACCGATATCGCCGCGCAAGTCTGGATCCAGGCCAAGGGCGTAGGCCTGACGGTGGTCTACACCGCTGTCGTGACCTTCATCATTCTCAAGGTGCTGGATGCGATCATGGGACTGCGGGTGTCCGAAGAGGAAGAGGCTGTCGGTCTCGACCTGGCCCAGCACAACGAGCGGGGTTACAACCTGTAA
- a CDS encoding accessory factor UbiK family protein, which translates to MLAPKDLLDALSGHASRLFSGETPLPRNEIESQFKALLQSGFSKLDLVSREEFDSQMVVLARTRARLESLEAKVTELEARLDPKAQ; encoded by the coding sequence ATGCTCGCTCCCAAAGACCTCCTCGACGCCCTGAGCGGCCACGCCTCGCGCCTGTTCAGCGGCGAGACGCCCCTGCCTCGCAACGAGATCGAAAGCCAGTTCAAGGCCCTGCTGCAAAGCGGTTTCAGCAAGCTGGACCTGGTCAGCCGGGAAGAGTTCGACAGCCAGATGGTGGTCCTGGCCCGCACCCGAGCCCGCCTGGAAAGCCTGGAGGCCAAGGTCACCGAGCTGGAAGCCAGGCTCGATCCAAAAGCGCAGTGA
- a CDS encoding YifB family Mg chelatase-like AAA ATPase, with amino-acid sequence MSLAIIHSRAQVGVQAPAVSVEVHLANGLPSLTLVGLPEAAVKESKDRVRSAILNAGFDFPARRITLNLAPADLPKDGGRFDLAIALGILAASQQLPATALASIECLGELALSGAVRPVRGVLPAALAARDAGHALLVPRANAGEACLASGLAVIAVDHLLEAVAHLNGQAPIPACVTQGLPHHRTPYPDLRDVQGQLAARRALLVAAAGAHNLLFCGPPGTGKTLLASRLPGLLPPLEEHEALEVAAIQSVSSHAPLEYWPQRPFRQPHHSASSAALVGGGSKPQPGEITLAHHGVLFLDELPEFDRKVLEVLREPLESGQIVIARARDRVQFPARFQLVAAMNPCPCGYLGEPSGRCRCTPEQIQRYRNKLSGPFLDRIDLHLTVAREATALSPVAQPGNDSASAARLVANARNRQLQRQGCTNALLDLPGLGRHCTLSTADERWLEDACENLGLSLRAAHRLLKVARTLADLEQATAIGREHLAEALHYRPGRG; translated from the coding sequence ATGTCCCTGGCCATCATCCACAGCCGCGCCCAGGTGGGCGTGCAAGCCCCGGCTGTCAGTGTCGAAGTGCACCTGGCCAACGGCCTGCCGAGCCTGACCCTGGTAGGCCTGCCTGAAGCGGCGGTCAAGGAAAGCAAGGACCGGGTACGCAGCGCGATTCTCAATGCCGGGTTCGACTTCCCTGCACGGCGTATCACCCTCAACCTGGCTCCCGCCGACCTGCCCAAGGATGGCGGCCGCTTCGACCTGGCGATCGCCCTCGGCATACTCGCCGCCAGCCAGCAACTGCCGGCCACGGCACTGGCCAGTATCGAGTGCCTGGGCGAGCTGGCCTTGTCCGGCGCGGTGCGCCCGGTGCGCGGGGTATTGCCGGCGGCGCTGGCGGCGCGTGATGCCGGCCATGCCCTGCTGGTGCCCCGCGCCAACGCCGGGGAAGCCTGCCTGGCCTCGGGCCTGGCCGTGATCGCGGTCGACCACCTGCTGGAAGCAGTGGCCCACCTCAACGGCCAGGCACCGATCCCGGCCTGCGTCACCCAGGGCCTGCCCCATCACCGCACGCCCTATCCCGATCTTCGCGACGTGCAAGGTCAACTGGCTGCCAGGCGGGCCCTGCTGGTGGCTGCCGCCGGTGCTCACAACCTGCTGTTCTGCGGCCCGCCCGGCACCGGCAAGACCCTGCTGGCCAGCCGCCTGCCCGGGCTGCTGCCGCCACTGGAGGAACACGAGGCCCTCGAAGTCGCAGCCATCCAGTCAGTGAGCAGCCATGCTCCGCTCGAATACTGGCCGCAACGCCCATTTCGCCAGCCCCATCACTCGGCCTCCAGCGCGGCCCTGGTCGGTGGCGGCTCGAAACCGCAACCCGGGGAAATCACCCTGGCCCACCACGGCGTGCTGTTTCTCGACGAGCTGCCGGAGTTCGACCGCAAGGTGCTCGAAGTGCTGCGCGAGCCCCTCGAGTCCGGGCAGATCGTCATCGCCCGGGCCCGCGATCGGGTGCAGTTCCCCGCCCGCTTCCAGCTGGTGGCGGCCATGAATCCCTGCCCCTGTGGATACCTGGGCGAACCCAGCGGGCGCTGTCGCTGCACGCCGGAGCAGATCCAGCGCTATCGCAACAAGCTCTCCGGCCCATTCCTGGACCGCATCGACCTGCACCTGACCGTCGCCCGTGAGGCCACGGCCCTGAGCCCCGTAGCCCAGCCGGGCAACGACAGCGCCAGTGCCGCCCGCCTGGTGGCCAACGCCCGCAACCGGCAACTGCAGCGCCAGGGCTGCACCAATGCCCTGCTCGACCTGCCCGGCCTGGGGCGTCACTGCACGTTATCCACAGCCGACGAGCGCTGGCTGGAAGACGCTTGCGAGAACCTGGGCTTGTCGTTGCGCGCCGCCCACCGCCTGCTCAAGGTGGCACGGACCCTGGCCGACCTGGAGCAGGCAACGGCCATAGGCCGCGAGCACTTGGCGGAGGCACTGCACTATCGGCCCGGCCGTGGTTGA
- a CDS encoding Ca2+-dependent phosphoinositide-specific phospholipase C produces MTHLSRLLPRALAVSTLLLSPGAFSQESPAFIAPASWGTPFNRIAQVACHNCYEKQYAGTFSSVLDSVRTLELDFWDQRDAVTGGSPRHWFVRHNPGTLFQSGNDNNCTGDGTGKNDLEACLNDIKLWSDSHPGHFPITVILDKKQGWSKASSGRTPQDFDDLVSRVFQGKLYTPQDLATHIGSSAGALQKNLKGKAWPNASQLQGKVLLVLNHSENQKLSQYAEARTSSAKVFISPVTNGQNDVSGKVSGMSDQSSGYVAMNNMGKGDKKWATQAFAYSHIGRVWGDDGVSFAQHIIEQVNLSAYYKFADQGAGGFRIRPF; encoded by the coding sequence ATGACTCATCTCTCTCGTTTGCTTCCCCGTGCCCTGGCTGTCTCGACCCTGTTGCTCAGCCCAGGTGCATTCAGCCAGGAAAGCCCGGCGTTCATCGCCCCGGCGTCCTGGGGTACGCCCTTCAACCGAATTGCCCAGGTGGCCTGCCACAACTGCTACGAAAAGCAGTACGCGGGCACTTTCAGCAGCGTGCTCGACAGCGTGCGCACCCTGGAGCTGGACTTCTGGGATCAGCGCGATGCGGTAACCGGTGGTTCGCCCCGGCATTGGTTCGTGCGGCACAACCCGGGCACCCTGTTCCAGTCCGGCAACGATAACAACTGCACCGGCGATGGCACGGGCAAGAACGATCTCGAGGCTTGCCTGAACGACATCAAGCTCTGGAGCGACAGCCACCCGGGGCATTTCCCCATCACCGTGATCCTGGACAAGAAGCAGGGTTGGTCCAAGGCCAGCTCCGGGCGTACGCCGCAGGACTTCGACGATCTGGTGAGCCGGGTGTTCCAGGGCAAGCTCTACACTCCCCAGGACTTGGCCACCCACATCGGCAGCAGTGCCGGAGCCCTGCAGAAGAACCTCAAGGGCAAGGCCTGGCCCAACGCCAGCCAGTTGCAGGGCAAGGTCCTGCTGGTGCTCAACCATTCCGAGAACCAGAAACTCTCGCAGTACGCCGAAGCCCGGACCTCCAGCGCCAAGGTGTTCATTTCGCCGGTGACCAATGGCCAGAATGATGTCAGTGGCAAGGTCAGCGGCATGTCCGACCAGTCATCGGGCTACGTGGCCATGAACAACATGGGCAAGGGCGACAAGAAGTGGGCGACCCAGGCCTTCGCCTACAGCCACATCGGCCGGGTCTGGGGCGATGACGGTGTGTCGTTCGCCCAGCACATCATCGAGCAGGTCAACCTGTCGGCGTACTACAAGTTCGCCGACCAGGGGGCCGGTGGCTTCCGCATCCGGCCATTCTGA
- a CDS encoding secondary thiamine-phosphate synthase enzyme YjbQ — MWQQTLITLRAKPRGFHLVTDELLAGLPELKAYRVGLLHLWLQHTSASLTVNENADPAVRRDFERYFNTLVPQGMAGYEHNDEGADDLPAHFKASLLGCQLTLPISAGRLALGTWQGVYLGEHRDHGGARKVLATLQGDKA; from the coding sequence ATGTGGCAACAGACTTTGATTACCCTGCGGGCCAAGCCCCGGGGCTTTCACCTGGTAACGGACGAGTTGCTCGCCGGCTTGCCTGAGTTGAAGGCATATCGAGTCGGTCTGCTGCACCTGTGGCTGCAACATACCTCGGCCTCGTTGACCGTCAACGAGAACGCCGATCCGGCGGTCCGGCGCGACTTCGAACGTTACTTCAATACCCTGGTGCCTCAAGGCATGGCCGGGTACGAACACAACGACGAAGGCGCGGATGACCTCCCGGCGCACTTCAAGGCCAGTTTGCTAGGCTGTCAGCTGACTTTGCCGATATCGGCGGGACGCCTGGCGTTGGGCACCTGGCAGGGTGTTTATCTGGGCGAGCACCGCGATCATGGCGGTGCTCGTAAAGTCCTTGCCACCTTGCAAGGTGATAAGGCATAA
- a CDS encoding ABC transporter six-transmembrane domain-containing protein, with protein MNGTCVLSDRSNIIERSLNINRYPIPGAVMSVLTRPATADPTRKLGQQSAGPTRKLGQQSAGQTLKAIARAYPGKLSITLSLVALENALLLAYPLFAGFAVDSILRGDTTHALVYAMVVLGFWVVGAARRAVDTRTFTRIYADLAVPVILNQRQQQQNTSTAAARVVLAREFVDFFEKHVPIIATALVSIIGAAVMLLVIEPWIGLACLVALVLCVVLLPRFARRNQQLHERLNNRLEKEIGLVAKVGAESLQRHYRLLSRLRIGLSDREAVAYLFLGVVAAVLFVITITQLSLSPEVKAGHVYAVMTYLWTFVSSVDEAPGMVDQLARLRDIGKRVDPGLGDATEPQ; from the coding sequence ATGAACGGCACTTGCGTTTTGAGCGATCGCTCAAACATAATTGAGCGCTCGCTCAATATTAACCGTTATCCCATTCCTGGTGCAGTCATGTCTGTCCTCACCCGTCCCGCCACCGCCGACCCGACCCGGAAACTCGGCCAGCAATCCGCCGGCCCGACCCGGAAACTCGGCCAGCAATCCGCCGGCCAGACCCTCAAGGCCATCGCCAGGGCGTATCCGGGCAAGCTGTCCATCACCCTGTCGCTGGTGGCCCTGGAGAATGCCCTGCTACTGGCTTACCCGCTGTTCGCCGGATTCGCCGTGGACTCGATCCTGCGCGGCGATACCACCCATGCCCTGGTCTACGCCATGGTGGTCCTGGGCTTCTGGGTTGTGGGGGCGGCCCGACGTGCCGTGGACACCCGTACCTTCACGCGCATCTACGCGGACCTGGCCGTGCCGGTGATCCTCAATCAGCGCCAGCAGCAACAGAACACCTCCACCGCCGCAGCGCGAGTGGTACTGGCCCGGGAGTTCGTCGACTTCTTCGAAAAACACGTGCCGATCATCGCCACCGCCCTGGTGTCGATCATCGGTGCGGCGGTGATGCTGCTGGTGATCGAGCCCTGGATCGGCCTGGCCTGCCTGGTGGCGCTGGTGCTGTGCGTCGTCTTGCTGCCGCGCTTCGCTCGCCGTAACCAGCAACTGCACGAGCGCCTGAACAACCGCCTGGAAAAGGAGATCGGGCTGGTGGCCAAGGTCGGCGCCGAGTCCCTGCAACGCCACTATCGCCTGCTGTCACGGCTGCGGATCGGGCTCTCGGACCGTGAAGCGGTGGCCTATCTGTTCCTCGGCGTGGTGGCCGCAGTGCTGTTCGTGATCACCATCACCCAGCTGTCGCTGTCTCCTGAGGTCAAGGCTGGCCACGTGTATGCGGTCATGACCTATCTGTGGACCTTCGTCAGCAGCGTCGACGAGGCACCAGGCATGGTCGACCAGCTGGCGCGCCTGCGCGACATCGGCAAGCGCGTGGATCCGGGGCTCGGTGATGCCACCGAGCCCCAGTGA
- a CDS encoding TetR/AcrR family transcriptional regulator, whose translation MSRNDRKDQIISAALELFHNKGFAEVSTRDLAEHAGLSRSHIYHYFKDWKELRREAFVRFANGQLEAVAALVRDAPPAQALRIFLIDCLTDSSEIGWGLWLDAWDEAMHDAELAEVYLQINGQWQALLASIIAEGIQARVFRCADAERAARQILAQAMGYADDLLLRASPEAEEAALDEVLEVAGLLLGLGD comes from the coding sequence ATGTCCCGTAACGACCGCAAGGACCAGATCATCAGCGCCGCCCTGGAACTGTTTCACAACAAGGGTTTCGCCGAGGTTTCCACCCGAGACCTGGCCGAGCATGCCGGGCTGTCCCGCAGCCACATCTACCACTACTTCAAGGACTGGAAAGAACTGCGCCGTGAAGCCTTCGTCCGTTTTGCCAACGGTCAGCTGGAGGCCGTGGCGGCGCTGGTGCGCGACGCGCCGCCGGCCCAGGCCCTGCGGATCTTCCTCATCGATTGCCTGACGGACTCCAGCGAAATCGGCTGGGGGTTGTGGCTCGATGCCTGGGATGAAGCCATGCACGATGCGGAGTTGGCCGAGGTCTATCTGCAGATCAACGGTCAGTGGCAGGCGCTGCTGGCGTCGATCATCGCCGAGGGCATCCAGGCCCGGGTATTTCGTTGTGCCGATGCCGAGCGGGCCGCCAGGCAGATCCTCGCCCAGGCCATGGGCTACGCCGATGACCTGTTGTTGCGAGCCTCGCCGGAGGCCGAGGAGGCCGCGCTGGACGAGGTCCTGGAAGTCGCCGGGTTGCTGCTGGGGCTGGGCGACTGA